The Plantactinospora sp. KBS50 sequence CACGGTGGCGGGATCGTCGAAGATCTCGTCGGGGGTGCCGAACTGCACGATGACCCCGGCGTTCATCACGGCGATCTGATCGGCGAGGCTCAGCGCCTCGAGTTGGTCGTGCGTCACGACGATCGTGGTGTAGCCGAACTCGCGCTGGAGCATCTTCAGCTCCCGCCGTACGCGTTGACGCTGCCCCGCGTCCAGGTGTGACAGCGGCTCGTCGAGCAGCAGCACCGGCGGGTTGCGGATGAGCGCCCGGGCGAGGGCGACCCGCTGCTTCTGCCCGCTGGACAGGGCCGCCGGCCGCAGCGGCAGCAACTCGGTCATCTCCAGCCGCGCGGCCAGGTGGTCGACCCGCCGGTCGGCGTCCCTGACCTTGCGGGCCCTGAGTCCGTACGCGAGGTTCTCCCGGACGTTCAGCGGAGGGTAGAGCGCGTAGCTCTCGAAGCCCACGCCGATGTTCCGCCTGCCCGCCGGGAGCGCGGCGACGGACTGGTCACCGATCCGGATGTCGCCCCCGGTCACGGTCTCCAGGCCCGCGATCATCCGCAGCGTGGTGGTCTTTCCGCAGCCCGAGGGCCCGAGCAGCGCGACCAGGCTGCCGGCCTCGATGTGCAGGTCGATGCCCTTGACCGCCTCGAAGGACCTGCGTCCGCGGCTGAGATAGGTCTTGCGCAGGCCCCGCAACGTCAGGCTCCGTGCGCCGGCGGCGGGTTCCGCCCGCCGTCCGGACGCGACGTCCCGCTCGGGGTCCCGCGGGGTGACGGAGGTGTTCATCGGCCCTCCCCGGACGTGGCCGCCTGCGGCGACCGTTGCGGTTGTGCCGCGCCCGAACCCAGACGCGCGGCATCGCCGTCGCCGTCCGCGGCGGCGAACAGGTGCACGTGTTCGTACGAGATCTGCAGCCGGACCCGCTCGCCCTCGCGCAATCCGTGCTCGCTGACCACGACGACCAACCGGCCGCCCACCTCGACGGTGAGTTCGACGAGCCTGCCGAGTCGTTCCGAGAGCCGGACGGTGCCGTCGAAACAGAGCGTCCCGTCGGTCTGGTCGTCTGCCGGGACCAGGCGCAGGTCCCGGGGACGGAGACCGAGCTGGGCCCGCTGACCGGCGGACAGCGCGGTCCCTGGCGGCACCGGGAGCGCGATCGCCCCGGCGGCGGCCCGCAGCATCCCGTCCTCGGCCTCGGCCGCGAGCAGGTTGATCTCGGGCTGACCGAGGGACCTGGCCACGAACGTGTCGACGGGCGTGTGCCAGAGGGCCTGCGGGGTGCCGATCTGGACCAGGTGCCCGGCGCGCAGCACGGCGAGCCGGTCGCCGAGCGCCAGCGCCTCCTGGTAGTCGTGGGTGACGTAGAGGGAGGTCGTGCTCGACATCGCGCCGAGCTGCTTGAGTTCGGCGCGCATCTGGGCCCGCAGCTTGGCGTCCAGGTGCGAAAGCGGCTCGTCCAGCAGGTACACCTCGGCGGGACGGACCAGCACGCGGCCGAGGGCGACCCGCTGGCGCTGCCCGTTGGACAGCTCGGCGGGGAACCGCTCCAGCAGGGCGCCGATGCCGAGTGTACCGGCGACGGCGTCGATCCGGTCACGCTGCTGGTCCGGCGGGTAGCTGCCGCTGCGCCCCGAGCGCAGCGGCGAGGCGAGGTTCTCGAACACCGTCTTCTGCGGG is a genomic window containing:
- a CDS encoding ABC transporter ATP-binding protein — protein: MNTSVTPRDPERDVASGRRAEPAAGARSLTLRGLRKTYLSRGRRSFEAVKGIDLHIEAGSLVALLGPSGCGKTTTLRMIAGLETVTGGDIRIGDQSVAALPAGRRNIGVGFESYALYPPLNVRENLAYGLRARKVRDADRRVDHLAARLEMTELLPLRPAALSSGQKQRVALARALIRNPPVLLLDEPLSHLDAGQRQRVRRELKMLQREFGYTTIVVTHDQLEALSLADQIAVMNAGVIVQFGTPDEIFDDPATVFVADFVGEPKINLLPGVVEHRDGRVLARVGAAGSLLTGCATAEPGRRVVVGIRPQDCQVGLPVDAPGLSGSVRAFANLLEFGQLSVDVPGVDAPVDVLTDAHTVMRPGEPVRFAAPAARVYLFDTDSGERLR
- a CDS encoding ABC transporter ATP-binding protein, whose protein sequence is MGAVTIRGLTKRYGAKTALAGLDLDVRDGEFFVVLGPSGAGKTTTLRSVAGLVDVDAGEVHIAGRNMAGVEPYHRNVAMAFESYALYPQKTVFENLASPLRSGRSGSYPPDQQRDRIDAVAGTLGIGALLERFPAELSNGQRQRVALGRVLVRPAEVYLLDEPLSHLDAKLRAQMRAELKQLGAMSSTTSLYVTHDYQEALALGDRLAVLRAGHLVQIGTPQALWHTPVDTFVARSLGQPEINLLAAEAEDGMLRAAAGAIALPVPPGTALSAGQRAQLGLRPRDLRLVPADDQTDGTLCFDGTVRLSERLGRLVELTVEVGGRLVVVVSEHGLREGERVRLQISYEHVHLFAAADGDGDAARLGSGAAQPQRSPQAATSGEGR